A single Phaenicophaeus curvirostris isolate KB17595 chromosome 26, BPBGC_Pcur_1.0, whole genome shotgun sequence DNA region contains:
- the LOC138731306 gene encoding gametocyte-specific factor 1-like — translation MELEEECDVLDPERLIQCPYNKHHHIRACRFPYHLVKCRKSHPEVAKELAVCPFNARHLVPQAELSDHITKCTDRGLIEQVVEMNQSSGFQREQMNAVSTWQAPPCDEDWERELSEQSDSPFVWGMTSFGMNSSSIALAQKNCLPSRVRVPESLPYTVSWRV, via the exons ATGTTTTGGATCCAGAGAGATTAATTCAATGTCCGTATAACAAACATCATCACATCAGAGCCTGCCGGTTTCCCTATCACCTTGTGAAGTGCCGGAAG AGCCACCCTGAAGTTGCAAAGGAACTGGCCGTGTGCCCCTTCAACGCTCGCCATCTGGTCCCTCAGGCTGAGCTCAGCGATCACATCACGAAGTGCACTGACAGAGGGCTCATCGAACAAGTTGTAG AAATGAATCAGTCCTCTGGCTTCCAGAGAGAGCAGATGAACGCTGTGAGCACATGGCAGGCACCTCCGTGTGATGAAGACTGGGAAAGAG AGTTGTCGGAGCAGTCGGATTCTCCTTTTGTTTGGGGCATGACCAGTTTTGGCATGAACAG TTCCAGTATCGCCTTGGCACAGAAGAACTGCTTGCCCTCTAGAGTGCGTGTCCCTGAGTCCCTCCCCTACACCGTATCGTGGAGAGTCT GA